A genomic segment from Neodiprion lecontei isolate iyNeoLeco1 chromosome 1, iyNeoLeco1.1, whole genome shotgun sequence encodes:
- the LOC107226292 gene encoding vacuolar protein sorting-associated protein 16 homolog, whose protein sequence is MSAMLTADWFPLGRDKYFRKFELYPVSFHQEVSNQNFIAAAPYGGPIAVTRDPNKLVKVQGANKPIISIYSSSGKLMAPLQWNSGQLVLLGWSHQEELLCVQDDGMVLIYDMFGTYQHAFGMGNEAKETKVVAAKYFPTVNGTGVAVLTSTNRIFLVNNVSEPKVRQVAEIPKTGGSIDCWCIVPTERDSHIVAANQEGIYQIQHMYQKPSPIPFSTYFTNNVNNIIRMAVSGNNRHIALYSDTGCLYLGSVDLKKKYCECFTNITDPLSDIAWCGTEAVVCCWNSVLMVVGRTGETIMYTYDGPVHLITEIDGVRVLSSSSHEMIQKVPNVVQKIFRINSTDSASYLLEASKQFQKRSHKADSYIDLVKEKLDTAIQDCIEAASYEFDFETQKLLMRAAKFGKGFSRSTNPDVYVTMCRQLRVLNAVRHHTIGIPLTYTQLQVLSSQVLLHRLVARRHYYLSIQIARHLQLPEVDGESRILAHWACYKVKQTQLDKEQIAEEIADKLGYAPGVSYSEIAIVAANCGRKQLAIKLIDYEPRAQLQVPLLLRLGEERAALYKAVESGNTDLVYTVIFHLRENMPLADFQRFIMRSPLAMALYIKYCQGHNRETLRDIYSQDDDFHSQALWFIREGYQQKNSLSRDTFLQSAHENFKLARNDLNAALTEEQIKLLRYQRSLADTLHQPVVGKPLHDTVKLLLLQNEIKLADKLRSEYKLPDKRYWWLRIQCLAENGLWMELEKFSKSKKSPIGYEPFIEECLKYKKNDEAKKYLPRVREELKVKYFAKVGMLLEAAQIALEQKDQLALEFVVAQCGPADKHVAEKINAMKASL, encoded by the exons ATGTCTGCTATGTTGACTGCGGATTGGTTTCCCCTCGGAAGGGACAAGTACTTTAG GAAATTCGAATTGTACCCTGTATCATTTCACCAGGAAGTAAGTAATCAGAATTTTATTGCTGCTGCACCGTACGGCGGTCCTATTGCAGTCACACGAGACCCGAATAAACTTGTCAAGGTACAAGGCGCAAACAAGCCAATCATCTCTATCTACTCGTCATCTGGGAAATTGATGGCACCGTTGCAA TGGAACAGTGGTCAACTTGTTTTGCTTGGCTGGTCGCATCAAGAAGAACTGCTCTGTGTGCAAGACGACGGAATGGTTTTAATCTACGACATGTTTGGCACTTACCAACATGCATTCGGCATGGGAAAT GAAGCCAAGGAAACTAAAGTCGTCGcagcaaaatattttccaactgTTAATGGTACAGGAGTCGCTGTTCTAACATCTACAAATCGAATTTTCTTGGTTAACAATGTGTCCGAGCCTAAAGTTAGACAGGTTGCTGAAATTCCAA AAACTGGGGGGTCGATTGATTGCTGGTGTATTGTTCCGACTGAAAGAGATAGCCATATAGTAGCCGCTAATCAAGAAGGAATTTATCAGATTCAACATATGTACCAAAAACCATCTCCGATTCCCTTT AGTACGTATTTCACTAACAACGTCAACAATATTATAAGGATGGCTGTATCGGGAAATAACCGGCACATTGCTCTTTATTCGGACACTGGCTGTCTGTACCTTGGTTCAGTGGATCTGAAGAAAAAGTACTGCGAATGCTTCACCAATATCACCGATCCGCTTTCTGATATCGCTTG GTGTGGTACAGAGGCAGTAGTTTGCTGTTGGAACAGTGTTCTCATGGTAGTGGGAAGAACAGGGGAAACAATTATGTACACATACGATGGACCAGTTCACCTCATTACCGAAATTGACGGCGTTCGCGTTCTGTCAAGTTCGTCCCATGAAATGATACAGAAGGTTCCAAACGTTGTGCAAAAAATATTCCGCATAAATTCAACCGATTCCGCGTCTTACTTACTCGAGGCATCTaagcaatttcaaaaaagGTCTCACAAAGCCGACAGTTATATTGATCTTGTCAAAGAAAAACTCGACACAGCTATTCAAGATTGTATCGAAGCTGCCAGCTATGAATTTGACTTCGAGACACAGAAGCTTCTTATGCGG GCTGCTAAATTCGGAAAAGGTTTCAGTAGAAGTACTAATCCTGATGTTTACGTCACTATGTGTCGTCAGCTAAGGGTTTTGAATGCTGTTCGTCATCACACTATAGGAATTCCATTGACATACACACA ATTACAGGTTCTCTCTAGTCAAGTATTGCTCCATCGGCTGGTTGCCAGGAGGCATTATTATCTGAGTATACAAATCGCTCGTCACCTTCAATTACCGGAAGTGGATGGGGAGAGTAGAATACTGGCTCACTGGGCATGCTACAAG GTAAAACAAACGCAACTTGACAAAGAACAGATCGCAGAAGAAATAGCTGATAAATTGGGTTATGCTCCAGGTGTTTCCTACAGTGAGATAGCTATCGTGGCAGCAAATTGTGGCAGAAAACAATTAGCTATAAAA CTTATCGACTATGAACCTAGAGCGCAATTGCAAGTACCCTTGTTACTGAGATTAGGCGAAGAACGCGCAGCCCTTTACAAAGCTGTAGAAAGTGGAAATACAGATTTAGTTTACacagtaatttttcatttacgagAGAACATGCCACTAGCTGACTTCCAG AGGTTCATCATGCGTTCTCCACTGGCAATGGCACTGTACATAAAATATTGTCAAGGTCACAACAGAGAAACATTGCGCGATATTTATAGTCAAGACGATGATTTTCACTCTCAAGCATTATGGTTTATCAGAGAGGGCTATCAGCAAAAG AATTCTTTGTCAAGAGATACGTTCTTACAGTCCGCTCACGAAAACTTTAAACTAGCTCGAAATGACTTGAATGCAGCACTCACAGAGGAACAAATAAAGCTCTTACGTTATCAAAGGTCCTTGGCAGATACATTGCATCAGCCAGTGGTGGGAAAACCTTTACACGATACTGTCAAGCTTCTACTTTTGCAAAACGAAATTAAACTTGCGGACAAGCTTCGTTCGGAATACAAATTACCTGATAAACG GTATTGGTGGTTGAGAATTCAATGCCTAGCGGAAAATGGCTTATGGAtggaattggaaaaattttcgaaaagtaaaaaatcgcCCATTGGTTACGAG CCGTTCATAGAAGaatgtttgaaatataaaaaaaatgatgaggCAAAAAAATACTTGCCTAGGGTAAGAGAGGAGTTGAAAGTAAAATACTTTGCCAAAGTAGG AATGCTTTTGGAAGCGGCCCAGATAGCATTAGAACAGAAGGACCAATTAGCGTTGGAATTTGTAGTGGCTCAATGTGGGCCTGCAGATAAACACGTagcagaaaaaattaatgccATGAAAGCCAGTCTTTGA